One Methylosarcina fibrata AML-C10 DNA segment encodes these proteins:
- the tsaD gene encoding tRNA (adenosine(37)-N6)-threonylcarbamoyltransferase complex transferase subunit TsaD, whose product MYVLGIETSCDETGVAVYHDQKGLVIHLLYSQVEMHSDYGGVVPELASRDHIRKLVPLIKQSLRESRLESKDINGIAYTAGPGLMGALLVGAATARSLAWAWQIPAVAVHHMEGHLLAPMLEQDPPDFPFVALLISGGHTLLVWVQGIGRYEVLGESLDDAAGEAFDKTAKMLGLGYPGGPRLAALAEEGRPKIQFPRPMTDRPGLDFSFSGLKTHALNAFHAGAKCEQDKADIAAAFQEAVADTLAIKCRRALQQTGLNRLVVAGGVSANRAIRGALAVMAEKEKARIYFPRTEFCTDNGAMIAYAGCQRLLAGQHQGLDILARPRWPMSDLAPV is encoded by the coding sequence ATGTACGTTTTAGGTATAGAAACTTCCTGTGACGAAACGGGGGTCGCCGTTTATCACGATCAAAAAGGGCTGGTTATTCACTTATTATACAGTCAAGTCGAGATGCACAGCGATTATGGCGGCGTCGTTCCCGAACTGGCCTCGCGCGATCACATCCGCAAACTGGTGCCGTTGATCAAACAATCGCTCCGCGAAAGCCGGCTGGAAAGCAAGGATATCAACGGGATTGCCTATACCGCGGGTCCCGGATTGATGGGGGCCTTGCTGGTCGGCGCCGCCACGGCCCGAAGCCTGGCCTGGGCATGGCAAATTCCGGCGGTGGCCGTGCATCATATGGAAGGACACCTGTTGGCTCCGATGCTGGAACAAGATCCGCCGGATTTTCCTTTTGTCGCCTTGCTTATTTCCGGAGGTCATACCTTGCTGGTCTGGGTTCAAGGAATCGGTCGATACGAGGTGCTCGGAGAATCGCTGGATGACGCAGCGGGTGAAGCATTCGACAAAACGGCAAAGATGCTCGGTCTGGGGTATCCCGGAGGTCCTCGTTTAGCGGCTCTTGCCGAAGAAGGACGGCCGAAGATTCAGTTTCCGCGGCCGATGACCGACCGTCCCGGTCTGGACTTCAGTTTTAGCGGCTTGAAGACGCACGCGCTCAACGCGTTTCATGCCGGTGCGAAATGCGAGCAGGATAAAGCCGATATTGCGGCCGCCTTTCAAGAAGCGGTCGCCGATACCCTGGCCATAAAATGCAGAAGAGCCCTTCAACAGACCGGACTGAACAGGCTGGTGGTCGCCGGCGGAGTCAGCGCCAATCGCGCTATCCGAGGTGCCCTGGCGGTGATGGCGGAAAAGGAAAAGGCCCGCATTTATTTTCCCCGAACCGAATTTTGTACCGACAACGGCGCCATGATTGCCTATGCGGGATGTCAGCGCCTTCTGGCCGGTCAGCACCAAGGGTTGGATATTCTGGCCCGGCCGCGCTGGCCCATGAGTGATCTGGCTCCGGTTTGA
- a CDS encoding GatB/YqeY domain-containing protein, whose translation MESSITDRIKDDMKAAMKGGDKFRLGVIRLILAAIKQVEVDERITVDNDRAILVLDKLLKQRRESIRQFTDAGRLDLAEAEEAEAKIIQEFLPQALTEAEIDAMINEAIAESGAGSIKDMGKVMSLLKARMQGRADMSAVSNKIKAALSA comes from the coding sequence ATGGAATCATCAATAACGGATCGCATCAAGGACGACATGAAAGCCGCTATGAAAGGCGGCGACAAATTCAGACTGGGCGTGATTCGTTTGATTCTGGCCGCCATTAAGCAGGTCGAAGTCGATGAACGGATTACGGTGGATAACGACCGAGCCATTCTGGTGCTGGACAAGCTGCTGAAACAGCGGCGCGAATCCATCCGGCAGTTTACCGACGCCGGCCGGCTTGATCTGGCGGAAGCGGAAGAGGCCGAGGCGAAAATAATCCAGGAATTCCTGCCGCAAGCCCTGACCGAAGCGGAAATCGATGCAATGATCAACGAGGCAATTGCCGAGTCCGGCGCCGGGTCGATCAAGGACATGGGGAAAGTTATGAGCTTGCTGAAAGCCAGAATGCAAGGGCGCGCCGATATGTCGGCAGTGAGCAACAAAATCAAGGCTGCATTATCGGCTTAG
- the ahcY gene encoding adenosylhomocysteinase — MSQPDYKVADISLAEWGRKEINIAETEMPGLMALRKEYAREQPLKGARIAGCLHMTIQTAVLIETLVALGAEVRWSSCNIFSTQDHAAAAIAAAGIPVFAWKGENEAEFDWCIVQTIEGPNGWRPNMILDDGGDLTHMMHVKYPELLKDVKGLSEETTTGVLRLYEMMAKGELKVPAFNVNDSVTKSKFDNLYGCRESLVDGIKRATDVMVAGKIAVVCGYGDVGKGCAQSLRGLGATVWVTEIDPICALQAAMEGYRVVTMEEAAPIANIFVTATGNIRVITHEHMLAMKNQAIICNIGHFDSEIDIASLRRYPWENIKPQVDHVLLPGGKRLIVLAEGRLVNLGCATGHPSFVMSNSFCNQVLAQIELWKNADQYENKVYILPKNLDEKVAALHLQQLGVSLTRLTEEQARYINVPVDGPYKADYYRY; from the coding sequence ATGAGCCAACCCGATTACAAAGTAGCCGACATCAGTTTGGCGGAATGGGGCCGTAAAGAAATCAATATCGCCGAAACCGAAATGCCGGGGCTGATGGCCCTGCGCAAGGAATACGCCCGGGAGCAACCGCTGAAAGGAGCGCGGATCGCCGGCTGTCTGCACATGACCATTCAAACCGCGGTACTGATCGAAACCCTGGTCGCGTTAGGCGCCGAAGTCCGCTGGTCTTCCTGCAATATTTTCTCGACTCAAGATCATGCCGCGGCCGCGATCGCCGCAGCCGGCATTCCGGTGTTCGCCTGGAAAGGCGAAAACGAAGCCGAATTCGACTGGTGTATCGTACAGACCATCGAAGGCCCGAACGGCTGGCGCCCCAACATGATACTCGACGACGGCGGCGACCTGACCCACATGATGCACGTGAAATATCCTGAATTACTGAAGGATGTCAAGGGTTTGTCGGAAGAAACCACGACCGGTGTGCTTCGCCTCTACGAAATGATGGCCAAAGGCGAACTCAAGGTTCCGGCCTTCAACGTCAACGATTCGGTGACCAAATCCAAATTCGACAACTTGTACGGCTGCCGGGAATCGCTGGTGGACGGCATCAAACGCGCCACCGACGTCATGGTGGCCGGAAAAATCGCCGTGGTCTGCGGCTACGGCGACGTCGGCAAGGGCTGCGCCCAATCACTGCGTGGACTCGGCGCCACCGTCTGGGTAACCGAAATCGATCCCATCTGCGCCTTACAGGCGGCCATGGAAGGCTATCGCGTAGTGACGATGGAAGAAGCGGCGCCGATCGCCAACATCTTCGTTACCGCCACCGGCAACATTCGCGTCATTACCCACGAGCACATGCTGGCCATGAAAAACCAGGCCATCATCTGCAATATCGGCCATTTCGATTCCGAAATCGACATCGCATCGCTGCGCCGGTATCCCTGGGAAAACATCAAGCCGCAAGTCGACCACGTCCTTTTGCCCGGCGGCAAACGTTTGATTGTGTTGGCGGAAGGCCGCCTGGTAAATCTGGGCTGCGCAACCGGCCATCCCAGTTTCGTGATGTCGAATTCTTTCTGCAATCAGGTGCTGGCGCAAATAGAACTGTGGAAGAACGCAGACCAGTATGAAAACAAGGTCTACATTCTCCCGAAAAACCTGGACGAAAAAGTGGCGGCCCTGCACTTGCAGCAGCTCGGCGTGAGCCTGACCCGGCTGACCGAAGAACAGGCCCGCTACATCAACGTGCCTGTCGATGGACCTTATAAAGCGGATTATTATCGTTATTAA
- the rpsU gene encoding 30S ribosomal protein S21 encodes MPSVKIKENEPFDIAIRRFKRACEKAGVLAEVRRREFYEKPTSERKRKGAAAVKRHLKKLARERYALKNLRRGRPAV; translated from the coding sequence ATGCCGTCAGTAAAAATCAAAGAAAACGAACCTTTCGATATCGCCATTCGCCGCTTTAAACGCGCGTGCGAGAAAGCCGGAGTATTGGCCGAAGTCCGCCGCCGCGAATTTTATGAAAAACCCACTTCGGAACGCAAACGCAAAGGCGCCGCTGCCGTCAAGCGCCACCTGAAGAAACTGGCGAGAGAGCGCTACGCGCTAAAAAATCTGCGTCGCGGCCGTCCTGCGGTTTGA
- the metK gene encoding methionine adenosyltransferase: MSNNFIFTSESVSEGHPDKIADQISDAVLDALLAQDPKSRVACETLVKTGMVILAGEITTNAWVDTEELVRKVVCDIGYDHGDIGFDGQSCAVLNAIGKQSSDIAMGVDESENHEQGAGDQGLMFGYASNETDVLMPAPITYSHLLVKRQAEVRKNKTLSWLRPDAKSQVTFRYENHKPVAIDAVVLSTQHSPEISNKALHEAVMDEIILPVLPKEWLHKDTKFYINPTGQFVIGGPVGDCGLTGRKIIVDTYGGMARHGGGAFSGKDPSKVDRSAAYMCRYVAKNIVAAGLAERCEIQVSYAIGVAEPTSISIETFGTGKIAEDRLVQIVRNIFDLRPKGLIAMLGLLKPIYQQTAAYGHFGRNEDSFTWERTDKVEALIEAAGI, translated from the coding sequence ATGAGCAATAATTTTATTTTTACCTCAGAATCAGTTTCGGAAGGGCATCCGGATAAAATTGCTGACCAAATTTCGGATGCGGTGCTGGACGCGTTGCTGGCCCAGGACCCGAAGTCGAGAGTGGCTTGCGAAACCCTGGTAAAAACCGGTATGGTGATCCTGGCCGGTGAAATTACCACGAACGCCTGGGTTGATACGGAAGAACTGGTGCGTAAAGTCGTTTGCGATATCGGCTATGACCACGGCGACATCGGTTTTGACGGGCAAAGCTGCGCGGTATTGAACGCCATCGGCAAACAGTCCTCCGACATCGCGATGGGCGTCGACGAATCCGAAAATCACGAGCAAGGCGCAGGCGACCAAGGCCTGATGTTCGGTTACGCCAGCAATGAAACCGACGTGTTGATGCCGGCCCCGATTACCTATTCCCATCTTCTGGTAAAACGCCAGGCCGAAGTACGCAAAAACAAAACGTTGTCCTGGCTGCGTCCGGACGCCAAAAGCCAGGTCACTTTCCGCTATGAAAATCACAAGCCGGTTGCGATAGACGCCGTCGTGCTGTCCACCCAGCACTCGCCCGAAATCAGCAATAAAGCCTTGCACGAAGCGGTCATGGATGAAATCATACTGCCTGTCCTGCCCAAGGAATGGCTGCACAAGGACACCAAATTTTACATCAATCCGACCGGCCAGTTCGTGATCGGCGGACCGGTCGGAGATTGCGGCCTGACCGGACGCAAAATCATCGTCGATACCTACGGCGGCATGGCCAGACACGGCGGCGGCGCTTTTTCGGGCAAGGATCCGTCGAAAGTCGACCGCTCCGCCGCCTATATGTGCCGGTACGTCGCCAAAAACATTGTCGCCGCCGGCCTGGCGGAGCGCTGCGAAATTCAGGTCTCCTATGCCATCGGCGTGGCGGAACCGACCTCAATCAGCATCGAAACCTTCGGCACCGGCAAAATCGCCGAAGACCGGCTGGTGCAGATCGTCAGAAACATTTTCGATCTCAGACCGAAAGGCCTGATCGCCATGCTGGGCCTGTTGAAGCCGATTTATCAACAGACTGCGGCCTACGGCCATTTCGGACGCAACGAGGATTCCTTCACCTGGGAAAGAACCGACAAAGTCGAGGCGCTGATCGAAGCCGCGGGCATTTAA
- the dnaG gene encoding DNA primase — protein sequence MSGGRIPRTFIDDLLARVDLVDLIDTHVPLKKTGANYVARCPFHTEKTPSFSVNRNKQFYHCFGCGVSGNAISFLMDFNHLDFVEAVEDLATFAGLEVPREAFEKPDSGNKGDLPLLYRTMEQVAAFYTEQLNTHPEGKKALGYLQNRGVSGEVIADYVLGYAPLAWKKLQERFDSQRLQTCGLLGRNEEGDLYGRFRGRVMFPIRDKRGRVIGFGGRILDDSLPKYLNSPETPLFQKGREVYGLYELLRKNSKPQRILVVEGYMDVIALAQFGIHYAVATLGTATSQAHLELLFRFTGEVVLCFDGDKAGREAAWRAMEPIFPCLRDGRQVRIMLLPQNEDPDSLIRKEGETGFANRLQAAETLSDYFFTRLSSELNLSRLEDRAQLVNRAKPYLDKLPQSIFREMMFARLRELTEYRSLDVSENTAKLKRKYDRKPLQEKGRPSSARTALALLVQNPRLVELIEQKEIDWNELDFPGVELFKDILHAVLANTPATAGALLEIFREKPEEKSVKALALLPLLVPPDGLEAEFSDALDRLLAQSRSSVLDKLLAKEQSAGLDRREKDLLRKLLAHTHK from the coding sequence ATGTCCGGCGGCAGAATTCCCCGCACCTTTATTGACGATCTTTTAGCTCGGGTTGATCTGGTCGATTTGATCGATACCCACGTCCCTCTTAAAAAAACGGGCGCAAATTATGTAGCCCGTTGCCCTTTTCATACCGAAAAAACCCCCAGCTTTTCCGTCAACCGGAACAAACAGTTCTATCACTGCTTCGGTTGCGGCGTCAGCGGCAATGCCATCAGCTTTCTGATGGATTTTAATCATCTGGATTTTGTCGAAGCCGTCGAGGATCTGGCAACCTTTGCCGGTCTGGAAGTGCCGAGAGAGGCTTTTGAAAAACCCGACTCCGGCAACAAAGGGGATTTACCCCTGCTTTACCGCACCATGGAGCAGGTGGCCGCTTTTTATACCGAACAATTGAATACCCATCCGGAAGGAAAAAAAGCCCTGGGATATCTGCAAAACCGCGGCGTTTCAGGCGAGGTAATCGCCGATTATGTGCTCGGTTATGCCCCTCTGGCATGGAAAAAACTACAAGAGCGGTTCGATTCGCAACGTCTGCAAACCTGCGGATTACTGGGCAGGAACGAAGAAGGCGATCTCTATGGCCGTTTTCGGGGCCGAGTCATGTTCCCGATTCGAGACAAACGCGGACGAGTCATCGGCTTTGGCGGACGCATTCTCGACGATTCTTTGCCCAAGTACTTGAATTCTCCGGAAACGCCCCTATTTCAGAAAGGCAGGGAAGTATACGGACTGTACGAACTGCTGCGCAAGAATTCCAAACCCCAAAGGATTCTGGTAGTGGAAGGGTATATGGATGTCATCGCCCTGGCGCAGTTCGGCATTCATTACGCCGTCGCCACGTTAGGAACAGCCACCTCCCAGGCACATCTCGAACTGCTGTTTCGATTCACCGGCGAAGTGGTATTGTGCTTTGACGGCGACAAAGCCGGCCGGGAAGCGGCATGGCGGGCAATGGAACCGATTTTTCCTTGTCTAAGGGATGGCCGGCAGGTACGCATCATGTTGTTGCCGCAAAACGAGGATCCCGACTCCCTGATTCGCAAGGAAGGCGAGACGGGGTTCGCCAATCGTTTGCAAGCAGCCGAAACGCTTTCGGACTATTTTTTTACCCGGCTTTCGTCGGAATTAAACCTGAGCAGACTGGAAGATCGGGCCCAACTGGTCAACAGGGCCAAACCCTATCTGGATAAATTGCCGCAAAGCATATTCCGGGAAATGATGTTTGCGAGGCTCAGGGAGCTAACGGAGTATCGTTCGCTGGATGTTTCGGAGAATACGGCTAAACTTAAGCGAAAATATGACCGCAAGCCACTTCAAGAAAAAGGCAGACCGTCCTCCGCGCGGACCGCTCTGGCCTTATTAGTGCAGAACCCTCGATTGGTCGAACTGATTGAACAAAAGGAAATTGACTGGAATGAGCTGGATTTTCCCGGCGTGGAATTGTTTAAAGATATCCTGCACGCGGTTCTCGCAAACACACCGGCCACTGCCGGCGCGCTGCTCGAGATTTTCCGGGAAAAACCCGAAGAAAAATCCGTCAAAGCCCTAGCCCTTTTACCCTTACTGGTGCCGCCTGACGGCCTTGAAGCCGAATTTTCCGATGCGCTGGATAGGCTCCTGGCCCAATCCAGATCTTCGGTATTGGATAAATTATTGGCCAAGGAACAATCCGCGGGACTCGATAGGCGCGAAAAAGACTTGTTACGAAAACTTCTGGCTCATACTCATAAATAA
- the rpoD gene encoding RNA polymerase sigma factor RpoD, giving the protein MNQEQQQSQLKQLIAKGKIQGFLTYAEVNDHLPSDIVDPEQIEDFIAMINDMGIQVYEVAPDEDSLITDSAAVTTDDEDAEEVAALASVDSEFGRTTDPVRMYMREMGSVELLTRSDELKIAKRIEEGQQQLVKAISRSCMVVEDFLQSYDSISGEEGGIRLTDLITGFVDLSEPEDLAAVAANEAVEEAGAADEELKGLNYEEVSEKVEGLRKQLKKASSAIKKHGYSSEETEKSFEELADLFMEFKWTPQYLKKMTTIIPNGIAKVREQEKLIMDICIKYAKMSRQEFIAMFSENEANSAWLDHCLSEGQPYAEALRSHEKEIRKAQKILADIEAEYGLTISGLKDINRRMSIGEAKARRAKKEMIEANLRLVISIAKKYTNRGLQFLDLIQEGNIGLMKAVDKFEYRRGYKFSTYATWWIRQAITRSIADQARTIRIPVHMIETINKLNRISRQILQELGREATPEELAVRMEMPEDKVRKVLKIAKEPISMETPIGDDEDSHLGDFIEDARVLSPVESATIAGLRESTQNVLAGLTAREAKVLRMRFGINMNTDHTLEEVGKQFDVTRERIRQIEAKALRKLRHPSRSEQLRCFLDGE; this is encoded by the coding sequence ATGAATCAAGAACAACAGCAATCCCAGCTTAAACAATTGATAGCCAAAGGCAAAATCCAGGGTTTTCTGACCTATGCCGAGGTGAATGATCACTTGCCTAGTGACATTGTTGATCCTGAGCAAATCGAAGACTTCATCGCCATGATCAACGACATGGGCATTCAGGTTTATGAAGTCGCCCCCGATGAAGACTCGCTGATCACCGACTCGGCCGCAGTCACTACCGATGACGAAGATGCGGAAGAAGTCGCCGCTCTCGCCTCGGTCGACAGTGAATTCGGCAGAACGACCGACCCGGTTCGCATGTACATGCGGGAAATGGGTTCGGTAGAGCTGTTGACGCGCTCCGATGAGTTAAAAATCGCCAAGCGCATTGAAGAAGGCCAGCAACAACTGGTTAAGGCAATCTCTCGTTCCTGCATGGTCGTGGAAGACTTTCTGCAATCCTATGACTCCATTTCCGGAGAAGAAGGCGGCATCCGGCTGACCGATCTAATCACCGGCTTTGTCGATTTGAGCGAACCTGAAGATCTTGCCGCCGTCGCCGCCAATGAAGCCGTCGAAGAAGCGGGCGCGGCGGACGAGGAACTGAAGGGGCTCAATTATGAAGAGGTCAGCGAGAAAGTCGAAGGACTTAGAAAACAACTGAAAAAAGCCTCGTCCGCCATCAAGAAACACGGCTATTCCAGCGAGGAAACGGAAAAGTCCTTTGAAGAACTGGCTGATTTATTCATGGAATTCAAATGGACGCCTCAGTATCTGAAAAAAATGACGACCATTATTCCGAACGGAATCGCCAAAGTTCGGGAACAGGAAAAACTGATCATGGACATCTGCATCAAGTACGCAAAGATGTCCCGTCAGGAATTTATTGCCATGTTCTCGGAGAATGAGGCCAACTCCGCCTGGCTGGACCACTGCCTGAGCGAGGGACAGCCCTATGCGGAAGCCTTGCGCTCTCACGAAAAGGAAATACGCAAGGCGCAAAAGATCCTGGCGGACATCGAGGCGGAATACGGTCTCACCATCAGCGGTCTGAAAGACATCAACCGGCGCATGTCGATCGGAGAAGCCAAAGCCAGACGCGCCAAAAAGGAAATGATTGAAGCCAACTTGAGGCTGGTGATTTCGATTGCAAAAAAATACACCAACCGCGGCTTGCAGTTCCTTGACCTGATTCAGGAAGGCAACATCGGTTTGATGAAAGCGGTGGATAAATTCGAATACCGCCGCGGCTACAAGTTTTCCACGTACGCAACCTGGTGGATTCGGCAGGCCATTACCCGTTCGATCGCCGATCAGGCCAGAACGATACGCATCCCGGTGCACATGATCGAAACGATCAACAAATTGAACCGGATATCCAGGCAGATCCTGCAGGAACTCGGACGGGAAGCGACTCCGGAAGAACTTGCGGTACGCATGGAAATGCCAGAAGACAAAGTGCGCAAGGTGTTGAAAATCGCAAAAGAACCGATTTCGATGGAAACTCCGATCGGCGACGACGAAGATTCGCATTTAGGTGATTTTATCGAAGATGCCAGGGTGCTATCTCCGGTTGAATCTGCTACAATTGCCGGCTTGCGGGAATCCACGCAGAACGTGTTGGCCGGTCTTACCGCAAGAGAAGCGAAAGTCTTGCGCATGCGTTTCGGCATCAACATGAACACCGACCATACTCTGGAAGAAGTCGGCAAACAGTTCGATGTCACCCGGGAAAGAATCCGTCAAATCGAAGCCAAGGCCCTGAGAAAGCTGAGGCACCCATCCAGATCGGAACAGCTTCGCTGCTTCCTGGACGGCGAATAA
- a CDS encoding symmetrical bis(5'-nucleosyl)-tetraphosphatase, with product MAIYAIGDIQGCFDELLRLLETVSFDPKADQLWFTGDLVNRGPKSLETLRFVKSLGNSAITVLGNHDLHLLAAASAPAIARKKNSLDPVLEAPDRDELLDWLRHRPLLHYSDNYCLIHAGLPPQWDLQQALQMARLAEQALRAPDHQVFIGRMYGNEPSLWSPDLTGIARLRFIVNCLTRMRYCDEQGRLDFDHNGPPGTQPDHLMPWFEAPNRKNSELRIVCGHWSSLGYYEGHNCYAIDTGCLWGGQLTALRLGDPVRRFSIDCPRRQNPNKS from the coding sequence ATGGCCATTTATGCCATCGGCGACATTCAAGGTTGTTTCGATGAATTGCTGAGACTCCTGGAGACCGTTTCTTTCGATCCCAAGGCCGATCAACTCTGGTTTACCGGCGATCTGGTCAATCGCGGACCCAAATCGCTGGAAACCTTGCGGTTCGTCAAATCGCTGGGCAATTCGGCCATCACCGTCCTGGGCAATCACGACCTGCATTTACTGGCCGCCGCCTCGGCGCCGGCCATCGCCAGGAAAAAAAATTCGCTGGACCCGGTTCTCGAAGCGCCGGATCGGGACGAGCTGCTCGACTGGCTCAGGCATCGGCCGCTGCTTCATTACAGCGACAATTACTGCCTGATCCACGCCGGCCTGCCGCCGCAATGGGATTTGCAACAAGCCTTACAAATGGCCCGGCTGGCGGAACAAGCCTTGCGAGCGCCGGATCATCAGGTTTTTATCGGCCGGATGTACGGCAACGAGCCCAGCCTCTGGTCGCCCGATTTAACAGGCATTGCCCGGCTGCGCTTCATTGTCAACTGCCTTACCCGCATGCGTTATTGCGACGAACAGGGGCGGCTGGACTTCGATCACAACGGCCCGCCGGGAACGCAACCGGATCATCTGATGCCCTGGTTCGAAGCGCCGAACCGCAAAAACTCGGAGTTACGGATTGTCTGCGGCCACTGGTCGTCCCTGGGGTATTACGAAGGACACAACTGTTATGCCATCGACACGGGCTGTCTCTGGGGCGGGCAACTGACGGCGCTGAGGCTGGGCGATCCGGTGCGGCGTTTCAGCATCGATTGCCCGAGGCGGCAGAATCCGAATAAATCTTAG